The following proteins are encoded in a genomic region of Arachis ipaensis cultivar K30076 chromosome B02, Araip1.1, whole genome shotgun sequence:
- the LOC110269251 gene encoding photosynthetic NDH subunit of lumenal location 1, chloroplastic-like → MGGNDYNIDGGVEFRVDHRFKSREAVLQGVKNYNIYRSVEYRVVESYRLKLYRFWSNIDRYAAPNQRPTIYDMHEKTVDEKYYYSFEYVLTSPNYLSASFATISIGNGRYWPLIVGANERRWKIYRDQLKVVADSFRLLDI, encoded by the exons ATGGGCGGAAACGATTACAATATAGACGGTGGTGTGGAGTTTAGGGTTGACCACAGATTCAAAAGCAGAGAGGCAGTATTGCAAGGTGTGAAGAATTACAACATCTATAGAAGTGTTGAGTACCGAGTCGTCGAGTCGTATCGATTAAA GTTGTATCGTTTTTGGTCAAACATAGATAGATATGCAGCACCAAATCAAAGACCAACAATATATGACATGCATGAG AAAACGGTGGATGAAAAATATTACTATTCATTTGAATATGTGCTTACTTCTCCAAATTACTTAAGTGCCTCATTTGCAACAATTTCTATAGGAAATG GAAGGTACTGGCCGTTAATTGTGGGAGCCAATGAGAGACGATGGAAAATATATCGAGATCAGCTCAAAGTGGTGGCGGATTCTTTTCGGCTTCTTGACATCTGA